Proteins from a genomic interval of Pseudodesulfovibrio nedwellii:
- a CDS encoding substrate-binding domain-containing protein — translation MDCIFSMRKSTALGFFVLLLFVWQGGTGCSRRADADKDRKTLIVFCGSTMISPIMELAKRFEATHDVTVKMTSGGSQDLAKSIEVNHVGDIFFPGFKTFVDTMEADGQVVDSGMVGHNELVIFVAKGNPRELTGDLVQFVDPSLAVVIGHEDLGAVGKESKRALSVMNIYEQVVRNTVFMVSDSKGLSAAIREGKADIVLNWKAVAQLKDNLDYIDVIPVKGIAPKPLVMASLIYSANPELAKSFLQLCVSPEGRAVFERFGF, via the coding sequence ATGGATTGTATATTTTCAATGAGAAAAAGCACGGCTTTGGGATTTTTCGTACTCCTTCTGTTCGTGTGGCAGGGCGGGACTGGGTGCAGCCGTCGTGCTGATGCGGATAAAGATCGGAAGACCTTGATAGTCTTTTGTGGGTCTACGATGATTTCTCCGATAATGGAACTTGCCAAGCGGTTTGAGGCAACACACGATGTTACAGTGAAGATGACCTCTGGTGGTTCTCAGGATTTAGCCAAATCCATTGAGGTAAACCATGTGGGTGACATTTTTTTTCCTGGCTTCAAGACATTTGTTGATACCATGGAAGCCGACGGGCAAGTGGTCGATAGCGGGATGGTCGGGCATAATGAACTGGTAATTTTTGTGGCCAAGGGTAATCCTAGGGAATTAACGGGTGACCTCGTTCAGTTTGTGGACCCATCTTTGGCAGTTGTCATCGGTCATGAGGATCTTGGTGCTGTCGGAAAAGAGTCCAAGAGGGCTTTGTCGGTCATGAATATTTATGAGCAGGTGGTACGAAATACGGTTTTCATGGTATCGGATTCGAAAGGGTTGAGTGCCGCAATTCGAGAAGGCAAAGCGGATATCGTGCTCAACTGGAAGGCTGTAGCCCAACTTAAGGACAATCTTGATTATATTGACGTGATCCCCGTTAAAGGTATCGCTCCAAAACCGTTGGTCATGGCAAGCCTTATCTATAGTGCCAATCCAGAACTGGCCAAATCCTTTTTGCAACTCTGTGTCTCTCCCGAAGGCCGTGCGGTCTTTGAAAGGTTCGGTTTTTAA
- a CDS encoding PAS domain-containing sensor histidine kinase has protein sequence MAFSFREPILRKMYSFFLLTGACIFLTLASHFLLEKSQENALDFEQNLRVKTHISLIVQQEIRSLQNQFQYMLLSASVIELDNANSEIGRLLELVQSAVSVIEHGGEYITKVSVNFGNKDIIAWPIRHVVENEGEVSLSAIEMRTNLARLEEMRTEYYAVMQQAVLSPNGREEGDLALYHKKIAPFFTRLVESSNRLYIESLESEKFAEKERKGQVHFYNWVASIVVPFFLVMTGLIALWIIRDIRRLIHERAEALASMTETKENLEGMVFKRTKALRQEVSERRLAEKRFARQADFLTTVIESLGHPFHVINVHDYTVSMSNQAARDKALGAGDHCYSMNYDLHKPCSAIERGCPLNEVRKTKKPVILEHKISTSDRGIQYLEVHGYPIFDSQDNVVQMIEYSLDITEKHLALRALEQSRDELERKVRERTFRLEKEVIQRVEIQQELEASERHFRTLIECIRDVIVILNNDGIITYVSSSIETNYGYSPDLLLGKSFREFVRVGEDTHLEKPSDTFFLDAVNLDEPLEHMAVSSDGMSFSMESRVQDMFQDPAIGGLLVTCRDVTARNKAEEMQKRLNMVIEQNPSSIVITDTSGNIEYVNPQFERLTGYSREEIVGKNPSILNSGLTDPARFVAMYEAIGRGEVWQGEFINKNRAGEFYTENVIVAPIKNNRGEVTNYVALKENITELKKAREQAESADKAKMEFLSRMSHELRTPLNAIIGFSKLLMEDKFGNLLPKQIEQTNRIHVAGNHLMQMISEILDFSRIETGSFSIRLEPVFPSEIVNECLMLTENMARENGVVFSVEDSVYAMPRLIVDRIRFKQVLVNLMSNAIKYNIKDGAVRISAEVHGGSAKIRVVDTGIGIPADKQGELFTPFTRMVAEHSGIEGTGIGMTITKQLLEAMHGTIEFISTEGEGSTFTVILPCEEEIISGPGPDMVLKDSGAADLCILYVDNNSERISSMRELVAAWPDVIVVIRRSWEKTFTAIDLLKPEIVVVNVAFAGQDYAEYVRELKNRSDISPTVLTLGEDEVPVPAVGVDGSLCSPVSLQDIIDVYNASQGKDDD, from the coding sequence ATGGCTTTCAGTTTTCGAGAACCGATTTTACGGAAGATGTATTCCTTTTTCCTTTTGACCGGTGCGTGCATCTTCCTGACTCTTGCTTCTCATTTCCTTTTGGAAAAAAGTCAGGAAAATGCTCTTGATTTTGAGCAGAATCTGCGTGTTAAAACGCATATCAGCCTTATTGTTCAGCAGGAAATCCGTTCATTACAAAATCAGTTTCAATATATGTTGCTGTCTGCATCCGTTATAGAGCTGGACAACGCAAACAGCGAAATCGGCAGACTCCTGGAATTGGTGCAATCTGCTGTTTCGGTCATTGAACATGGCGGTGAGTATATTACCAAGGTCTCGGTAAACTTTGGAAATAAGGATATTATTGCCTGGCCGATTCGGCATGTAGTTGAAAATGAGGGAGAGGTAAGTTTGTCTGCCATCGAAATGCGGACTAATCTTGCACGATTGGAAGAGATGCGGACAGAATATTATGCCGTGATGCAGCAAGCGGTGCTCAGTCCCAATGGAAGAGAAGAGGGTGACTTGGCCCTGTATCACAAAAAGATTGCCCCGTTTTTTACTCGGTTGGTGGAGAGTTCCAACCGTTTGTATATAGAAAGCCTTGAATCCGAAAAATTTGCTGAGAAAGAGCGCAAGGGACAGGTTCATTTTTATAATTGGGTCGCATCAATTGTGGTCCCTTTCTTTTTGGTTATGACGGGTTTGATTGCGTTGTGGATTATCCGTGACATTCGTCGGCTTATCCATGAACGAGCCGAAGCTTTGGCCTCCATGACCGAGACCAAAGAAAATCTTGAAGGAATGGTTTTCAAACGCACCAAGGCCTTACGGCAGGAAGTCTCGGAACGAAGATTGGCGGAAAAGCGATTTGCCCGTCAGGCAGATTTTTTGACAACAGTTATTGAATCTCTCGGGCACCCTTTTCATGTCATCAATGTCCATGATTATACGGTTTCCATGTCTAATCAAGCAGCTAGAGACAAAGCTCTTGGTGCGGGGGACCATTGTTATTCGATGAATTACGATCTGCATAAACCGTGTTCGGCTATCGAACGAGGCTGTCCGCTTAATGAGGTAAGAAAAACCAAGAAACCGGTTATTCTGGAGCATAAGATTTCAACGTCAGACAGAGGGATACAATACCTAGAGGTCCATGGGTATCCCATTTTTGATAGTCAGGACAACGTCGTTCAGATGATCGAATACAGTTTGGATATTACGGAGAAGCATTTAGCATTGCGTGCGCTGGAGCAATCTAGGGATGAACTCGAGCGCAAAGTTCGTGAACGGACGTTTCGCTTGGAAAAGGAAGTGATTCAGCGGGTTGAAATTCAGCAGGAACTTGAAGCCAGTGAACGTCATTTTCGTACACTTATTGAGTGTATTCGAGATGTTATCGTTATTTTGAACAATGACGGGATCATTACCTATGTATCTTCGTCAATTGAGACGAATTACGGATATTCTCCCGATTTGCTTTTAGGAAAATCTTTCAGGGAGTTCGTACGGGTGGGTGAAGATACTCATTTGGAAAAACCCTCGGATACGTTTTTTCTCGATGCCGTGAATCTCGATGAGCCTTTGGAGCATATGGCGGTGAGTTCGGACGGGATGAGTTTCTCTATGGAGTCCCGTGTGCAGGATATGTTTCAGGATCCTGCCATCGGGGGGCTTTTGGTTACCTGTCGAGATGTTACGGCCCGCAACAAGGCCGAGGAGATGCAGAAGCGGCTCAATATGGTTATTGAGCAGAATCCTTCTAGTATAGTTATCACCGATACATCTGGAAATATTGAATATGTCAATCCGCAGTTTGAACGACTGACCGGGTATAGCCGGGAAGAGATTGTCGGGAAGAATCCGAGCATTCTCAATTCGGGACTGACAGACCCCGCGCGTTTCGTGGCTATGTATGAAGCCATCGGCAGGGGAGAAGTTTGGCAGGGAGAATTTATCAATAAAAATCGAGCCGGTGAATTTTACACGGAAAACGTGATCGTGGCTCCGATCAAGAATAATCGGGGCGAGGTGACCAATTATGTGGCACTCAAAGAAAATATAACCGAACTCAAGAAGGCTCGTGAACAGGCGGAAAGTGCGGATAAGGCAAAAATGGAATTTTTGTCTCGCATGAGTCATGAACTTCGTACACCACTCAATGCCATCATTGGTTTTTCCAAGCTGCTTATGGAGGACAAGTTTGGTAATTTATTGCCTAAGCAGATTGAGCAGACCAATCGAATTCATGTGGCCGGTAACCACCTTATGCAGATGATTTCCGAAATACTCGATTTTTCTCGTATCGAGACAGGGAGTTTTTCCATCCGGCTGGAGCCAGTGTTTCCTTCGGAAATAGTCAATGAATGCCTCATGCTTACAGAAAATATGGCCCGAGAAAATGGGGTCGTTTTTTCGGTGGAAGATTCCGTTTATGCGATGCCGCGTCTTATTGTCGATCGGATTCGTTTCAAGCAGGTGTTGGTCAACTTGATGTCGAATGCGATCAAGTACAACATCAAAGATGGGGCAGTGAGGATTTCGGCTGAAGTGCATGGCGGTTCGGCTAAAATTCGTGTGGTTGATACGGGGATCGGTATCCCGGCAGACAAGCAGGGTGAGCTGTTTACTCCCTTTACCCGGATGGTGGCAGAGCACTCCGGCATCGAGGGGACGGGGATCGGTATGACGATCACCAAGCAGTTGTTGGAAGCTATGCATGGAACCATTGAATTTATCAGCACGGAGGGTGAGGGGTCTACTTTCACTGTCATTTTGCCATGTGAAGAAGAAATTATATCCGGGCCGGGGCCGGATATGGTGTTAAAAGATTCAGGAGCGGCTGATCTTTGTATTTTGTATGTGGATAATAATTCTGAACGCATCAGTTCCATGCGAGAACTTGTGGCAGCTTGGCCTGATGTAATCGTTGTCATTCGAAGGAGCTGGGAAAAAACTTTCACGGCTATCGATTTGCTCAAGCCGGAAATAGTTGTTGTCAACGTCGCTTTTGCCGGGCAGGACTACGCCGAGTACGTCCGGGAGTTGAAAAATCGGAGTGATATCTCGCCGACAGTGTTGACGCTGGGAGAAGATGAAGTCCCGGTACCGGCGGTCGGAGTAGATGGGAGTTTGTGTTCTCCTGTGTCTTTGCAGGACATCATTGATGTATATAATGCCAGTCAAGGAAAGGACGATGATTGA